The Nicotiana tomentosiformis chromosome 2, ASM39032v3, whole genome shotgun sequence genome includes the window AGAGATCTCTACTTATTCGAACTTGGTGGTGGAGAATAAATCTCTACCAAGCACACATTTCTTACAGGCACATGCCTATTTGCCAACTAAGAATAAGTTGGATTTTACAATTAAAAAAAAGTCATCATTTTCTTGTAAAGCCAATTAGATCATATTACAAAAATTATGACTCGtttaaaggaaaaagaaaaaaaaaaaaaaaaaaagatcgtCACAGATTTTAACCCTTACTGCATGGGTGATTAACTTGGCTTAAGATACCGGCCTAAGAGTCTGTGAAGTTATTTGTGTGTGGAAGAAAGAATGTGCTCAAATGAAAAACTTACAATTTTATATCCTAAAAGGTAAAATGGCGTTGCTAAGATGCTTGTGTTCCTTTTTTAATAAGGAATTCCAGTAAAATGGGCTTCCTGTGGCCCCCGGTGGAACTAGAGATCAAGATTTTGAACTCataaacttcagactaaacagcAGGGTTTCATACACCGAAAAGGATGATATAATTCTATTCCATGCATAAAGTGATAGTTTCAATGTATATACTAGGGGTGTATATGGACCGAGTTGGTTCGGCTTTtaacaaaaccaaaccaaaccaactatatcgattTGGATTGATCGATTTTGTcgggtttttcggattttttgttacttaaatattatttcaatcttactttgtcaaatttttgataagtaaatatatgtttagtaaaaatataaaaaattgacaaatatatgatctattaaaatattcttatgggagaattttcttagtaacacataatagttattttttagtcgtctgacaataattttttgttgatgtacactttcaaggtgaaccgaatttagtaattaaacataaaaatcaatatgatacctaaataataacaatcacttcacattcgaaaaagatataagaatttaatagatcttaacatatgatatgaatatggaagaacaaagagattcaCGCATTTCATTAACACTTGatgagaaagtgatcatacaacccattatttaaggttaataaatatggagcacttcatatactattaaatattatatcccgcAAGATAAtcacaaatatttctagacattttttaaagaaaattctatataaatcttaaaaatatatataaaaattatatatttatatgtcggtttggttcgaggttttttactcaataccaaacatAATCgcattttttaatcggtttgactTTTcaatttggttcgatttttcggttcgatttgtacacccctagtctATACATCTCCTTGAATATCAGAGAAAAGATAGGTTTTCATATATGCATCGATTGATCGACAAGTGACATAATCCGGATTAATCATTTCATATTGTATAAACACAACAATAAGAAAACAAGTGGACATATTGCAGTGACCAAAGTCGGGCAGCAGATATTTGTactacaaaatatcgagagagaAAAAGCATAAAAGAGGAAACAATCATAAGGTGTGCTGGGTCAAACTATCTAGCATTAAATACTTACATTAATTAAGCTTAATATTTTAACAACCCTCTTCTCTAATTCCTTTTGTTTCTTGTTTTCTATATATCAGAACAGAGGCCTCCATATGTTGCTTTTAGAAAGCCAAATCAATAAAACAAATGTGTCTCAACAAATAGGAAAAGCACCACCTTTCAACTCTAATAATTTGCCATTTGACATTTGACAGAATCCTCTTTCTCCCCTGTATAAATATGTCATTCACATCCCAACTTAGTTGTGTACAAAACCTAGCTACTTACACAAGCACACATCCAACACCTTCACAATTCACCATTCTTGTTTATTGCACGAGTCGATACACACAACCCCTAGTATCCATCATTTACGATTAGGACTACTAGAATATCTAATCTCGTTCGCTCTCTTACCTTTCGTCTCTATAACAAATTAAACATACAAATACATACACAAAACAATGGTTAGGAAGAGAAAAGCTGAAGGATTAGCGAAAACTCATGAATCTCATGATGATCAAGGGAATACAGCAGCCTGGAACGAGATGGTAAAGGAAGCAGATGGTGCAGCCACACAAAGCGGAGCTCAGCGAGCCCGAAAGAGATATGTAGGGGTTAGACAAAGGCCATCAGGAAGATGGGTTGCTGAAATAAAAGACACTATACAGAAAATAAGAGTGTGGCTTGGAACTTTTGACACTGCTGAGGAAGCAGCACGAGCGTACGATGAAGCTGCTTGCTTGCTCCGTGGAGCCAATACTCGCACAAATTTCTGGCCTTGTTCTTTAtctaattcttcttcttcttccacttCAGCTTTGCCTCCCAAAATCACTAATATTCTTCTTACCAGGCTCAAAGAAAGAAATAATTCCTTAGCTGCTGCTGGTGATGATGACTCGTCCAAATCTTGTTCCGTGCCTGAAATTGGTCGCCAGCAGCAGAATCAGCAAGAAAAATTCGGAGAAAATGTAGCTGATTTTTCAGATTCACTATACACTGAATATCTTAATTACCCTGATGATCACATAACTGATAACAACACGATCGCTAATGTTACTAGCTGGGGTGATTTTATTCAGCCTGTCAATAACTTTCAAAGCTCGAACGAAGAGATTATTGAAGTGGGAGACGAAGAAGAGGAGATAGGAGAGGCAATTAATACTGATGTATTAGAAGATATGGAGTCAATTGACTTCAACTTTCTTGATGAAATTGGATCGTGTTACTATTCGCCATTTGAGATAGCTGAAGAGCTATCAACAGAGACAATGGAACATGGGATGGTTTATGGGGAAGAAACATCAGCGGTAAGTGAGGCAATGAGGAGGATGAATTACGAGAGGAAGTTTTCGGCTTCCCTTTATGCATTTAATGGGATTACAGAATGTTTGAAGTTGAAGATGAAATCTGCTCGAGCAACGCAATGGGAAACGTCTGAGCAATTATCCACACTCCGAAATGCATACAAAAAGAACCAGGAGGAGAAGGAGAAAAATGAAAAATGCAATGTTGAAGAAGCAGTGCCATTTTCGTTGACGGAGAATGCTTATGAGAGTGAATTGTCCATATGGAGCTCTATTGATCTCCCACCAATTTGCTTTGTTACTTGAAAAAATTGGCAGAATATTTTGTGTCCCCCCTCCTTTTATTTCTTTTACTAGAAGTTGATCTCAGcaaaacaatatttatatataGAAATGTTGATATACGACTAACCAGAACAATGAGTTTCAGCAGTTGAATGTGTGTTGATGTCCAAGTTTTGATCTCTTCCAAGTTAAAACTTGTGTTAACTCTTTATGTTTTCCAAAAGGGAAGAGAAAATGTGGAACTTTCTTTATCgtcaaatatttaattaattcattctccatattctgcaaactaatTAACTTGTGTTAATTCATTGTCTAAATATTGCAAATGAAACTTGCTCGGGTATGTCCATATATTCCATGAGGAGACAGGAAACTTATTGGAACAAAAAGGCCAACCGCACAAGGGAGTGAACTGAAAAACTCAGCTTTTCAGGACGGACCAATGTTCCATAGTTCCATACCACTCCCCTCTAGTGAGCAGTGATCTAAACCAAAGCACAAGCTTTGAAATAGAAAGAAAGACAGAAGGAAATTAAGGTAAAAAGAACTATATGACTTCACTATCTTTCTTTAAGGTCCTATTCAATAGTTTGGAGACCCCAACGGATTCTCAAGAAGATTTGTCTCTCCTTGCCCTATTGGTATCTCAAATTAATCTTGTTACTGAATTAAACAGTCTATTAACCCTTAGTTTTAGTATATGATAAACTAGAAACATAGGATATGTTGCTGAAAACAAGAGTTCACACAACTTAATTTTAAGACAATTTGGATACAAAggattttcatttttcttttttgagcACAAAATATAATTGAATCCTTTTGGCATTCATAGCTAACAAATTCCTGCTTGGATTTTCATTTTTCTAGGTTCCGCGGATAATCTCCAGCAACATCTTTCTGATTTGATGAACAGAAATACATAGAGATAAACAGATTGTTTATGTTCTTATATTGCAGCCCCACAGTATAAAATGCTAAGCAAGATATTTTTTTTCGTACTATTACAGAATCTTGATTTATCTTCAGGTAATAGTTAACAAATGCTGCTAAAAAAACTTACTTTTTTAACAATATGTTTTCCTACCTCCGCAGATGAAGTAACAAGAAGTGCTCCTTTTGAGGCAGTGAGGTTTCATTGAGATCAAATCCAAGAACATTCATTGCCTCCATCAGTTTAGTAAATCCACCTCTTTTCTTCTGGCAAACTATCTTTATCCAAAGCCTACTTGTACCAATGTGAGCCACTTCAACTTCAGGctattttagaaagaaaaaaaaaattgttttaatGTCTAGTAGTAGTAGATTAGGAAATTACACTTTTAACTTAAGCAATAAAGATTGTAACTTTGCTTTATACATAAAGCTACCTACCTCTACAATATCAATAATCTCTTCATTTTTTATCTCCAATTCCTCTATATAAGGTGCCTCCGTTTCTAGATATAAGGTGCTCTCTAATGTAAGTGATAGCGTCAGTAATTATGGTTTCTTTGGTCATCTGTAATCAGATAAGAATATAAGATTTTAGAAAATGGTTAAAATCCATTCGTTAGGAAACTGTCACTTGAAAATTATATAAAGAATGAAGGGTTTTGAGTTTTGATCATTGCATTTGTAATATTTGGGACCAATGAGCGCAATGCAAGAAGCCTTTCATTAAGTTTTTGACGCCTCTTTCTCTCAGGAATAAGGTTCTTGGATTTGTGTTCTTTAACTTCACCCTCAATTTGCTTCCTTTTATCTATTTTCCCTCCTACTTTACTTCCTTCAGATATGTTTGAATCATCAAATGGAGTGTTGAGGAATTCCATTTATTCAAACTTAATTACCATTAATTGATATAGAGAAAGTTAAAATGGATTCCCAAATTAGAAAGGAAATCTAAAGACTAATGTTGAGTGCCACTTAAAGAAGAGGCACAGCACTGGTTGTTAGTTATGCTTGCGACTATTTTGTGGTTGTTACTAGTATTAGTGGCGTTAGAAAGTACAAATGAGTGACCAGAGATGATTGAAGCAGGAAATTTTATTTCTCTTTTCACTTTTTCACTGACaagaataatatttttaagtaCAACCTGATTTTGTAAAGCATTAGAAAGAGTATATGATACTCCAAACATGTATCCTGTACTTTAACTAGTCAAAGTACAATGAAGTAGCTTTGAACTTCACTTTCTATTTCCAGAAATATTTACATGACACGTTCCATTTGGGTAATCAAGGTTTGTCATTAAAGTAAATGAGGGATTTTTAGCCCTCACCGTCTCTCTATTCCTTAAAATTTCAGCTTAATTTGTTCCAAATGTACTAAATCCTACTTTCCCACTTTCAATTCCTTTCACTAAATCGCATGGTACATACTGTTGCATTAGCTAATTCCccaaaaaaaaatatgaaaaaagaggaaaagaaatCCTCAGGATGTCAAACAATAATCAGGAAAAAGAGAAGGAACAAGTAAATTCAATCCTAATAATACAAGGGTCAAAGAGACTGCTCATTTGCAAAATGGAATCTTTAGTTCAATCCTTAAGTGGAAAGTGTAGGTAACTGAAACTCCATAGACACTGACAATGTTGAGAAGAAACATGTCACGAAAGAAGAGTAGCTAGAACTCCTAGCGAATCAACAAAAAGAGTTGCTAGGCACCTCTGACCAAGCAGGGTGGAATTTGTTAACAGACAAATGCAGTAACTGAGCTGGTATACCAATTATATACAGGCACGAGCTTTTCTGGAAAACATCGATAGTCTTCTAAGTTAGCTCCTTATTTCGTAGACTTCAAAGGACTCGAAGCTGAGCAAGAAAAGCAGCACAGAGATCCAAGAAGAGGAACTGTGGACCCTGAACCCTCTGAAGGTCAAGCAGGTACTTCTCCTCTCTAGTTTTGTAAAGCTGCAACCAAAGGAACTCGAATATCAattaacatttcaaaaatcatagaAGCTGTAGTCAAGAATATAGACTCAAGAAAAGCAGACCCAAACGATAGAATCGACTATTCTGCCAGTACATCTAGCATAGGTATAGGATAACTATGCACGCCATTAGGCTTTAGgcaaatgtgaagaaatcacctaCTAACATCCATCTAGTTCTTAATCTTCAGATTACATACGGACCAAATTTTATTCATTCCAATGTTGAAGACCAACCTAAAAAGtgctttattttgaaaagtgtctttctcaaaagtgcttttcaaaaaagtactttcggTAAGAAGCAGTTTgtatttagctaattaatttgaaaaacacttagCAGCAAGTAGTGTTTGGCCCAGCTTTTAAAAAgtactcaaaaatacttttcaaaaaagtgatTTTGGAAATAAGTtacttttttctacttctcaaaactgcttctactcaaaagcacttttttttccttttggccaaacaccttaactttGGTAAAAGAGCACTTTTGGAGGgaaaaaaaaacacttttggccaacttggccaaacaggctattagattaatagcctgtttggccaaacttctaaaatctgcttattttgagaagtgcttttcaaaaaagtacttttggtgagaatcggtttgtgtttggctaattaatttgaaaaacacttttgagcagtaattagtgtttggccaagcttttgaaaactgcttctaagtgtatttttctcaaaagtgcttctcagaaaagtgcttttggagagaagctacatttttctgcttctcctcaaaagcacctttttccttctaaaagcttggccaaacacctcaatttttggctaaaagcacttttggcccaaaaaagcacttttggcccaaaaaaagcttggccaaacaggctataattcTGTGAATATTTGTATCTAAAACACATTGGCAAGCACCAAGCAAAAGCAAGCTAGAAATGTGGGATACATACAGATCAGTAGTTGCTGAAATCCCTGCCCCTCCATTTGATAAAATAGATGTAGATATGCACTTAAAAAACGCAATAGCATTTACGATACAGGCATTAAACAAATGAGACTTCCACCAATCATGTGCAAAATATTTCATTATTGCAAGTGCAGACTTCTCTCTCACCCACTTCTTCGTTGATGTCATTAACATTGACAATTCTACTATAACATTCTTCTTTTTCGTTATACACATGCTTTTAAACACTGTCTTAAGGCCAAAGCATCATTAATGTACTCCTGTATAAACAGAATTTCACAGAAACTAGATGTATGGTCCATGAAAAGTTTGATTACCTGAACTTCAAACTTGACCACATTTGTTAATTTAGTGATCCCATCATTCTCAGTAATGGTTGAATCATCTCCAAAGAACTGACTCCCGTGCATAGAATTAATACCCATGCCTTCATGATGACCAGGTACGCTAGGAATCCATCGGCATTTCATGTTATACTGACCAATCTTTTTCCAACATACGTTCAGTTCTTGCAGAGCTTTCAGAACTTCAGTCATTATCTCACGTGGATGTGCCCGAGACTGCAGCAAAAACCAAAACGACAATTATCTATAGCATACTGTTGAACAGAATAAAGGCCAACAAAGAACCCATTCAATTAGCAGAGGCTATACGTGCATAATAGTGCATAATTATCAATGGAATTAACAAGATGATCCCAAAGCTTATCAGAACCTTGATTAAATTTCTATCTGAAAATAAGAACCGAGCTCTTTAATATAGTCTTTCCCTCTCTTCACATATTAACATAACCTCCTTTTTGCACCTTTTTTAATTTAATCAATAAGTATGCATGTCCAATGATTtacttattcaaaaaaaaaagatatatatatatatatagagagagagagagagagaaagagaaaagtcCACTTATGTGCATGAGAAAACAAACCAACCTGGAGTCCAAGAGCCCATTTCCTTTCGATGGGAAACTGTCTCGCACCAGCTTGCTGATAATCCATTATTCCTGGGAAGCGTTGCCCAACAGGGGAAGTAACAGCTTCATTTGAATTGTTTCGATTGTAGCCATATTCCTGTAAGGGCATTTTTTATATATCCAATTATACAGATATGTTACAGTAAAAAATCTGGAGTAGAAAAATCAACCACAACTATATACCCCACTTAATGCTGATGGATTCAGTAACCATAATAAAGATACAACATAATCATGGAGAAGAAACTCATTGCAAGATGGTGACTTCATTTTACAAAAGCAGATCAAAAGAAAATGTAGCTTTATTCAAAGGATACAAGCAAAGACGCACCACAGACTCCTGAAATTCAGCTCCCAGATAGCCAGTGGAAACACGATGGCGATTGTCTAGTAGCAAATAATACGCGACAGTGCCCTGAAATATAACAAAAAACATGAGGAAAACAAGCAGTCCAGGAAAAAAGAAAAGGTAGATGGTtgataatgatgatgaacctCATTTTGGACTCTATTGCGAAGAGATTCAATAAGGTTGCTCCTGTCAAATCCCATCTTAACCACCTCTTGAAGAATCTCTTCATCGATCTGCAATTAAATAATTCTCAAAAAGAAATTGACTAGGCGAGAATTCTGCTAGTATAAAAGCATGTTTGGAcctaaaaattcatacaaaaagCTTCAAATCTCGAATTCATTGCAAAAAAAGGCCCCAGGTATCATACAAGTAGATTTGAGTGACTGAAAAGAAAagcatttgaaaaaaaaaaaactaaatgcaGTGATGCACCTACACATCACATGCATGTCAATGAATACATCAATTTCCTAAttagctgaaatgaggatgttgagatggatgtgtaggCATACTAGGTTAGAtagaattaggaatgaagttattcgggacaaggtgggaGTGGCCCCCATGGAGGAAAACATGCAAGAAGCGAGGctaagatggttcgggcatgttaaaAGGAGAAGCACATATGCCCCagtcaggaggtgtgagagattGCCCTTGGGGGTAAGAGGAAGGGTAGTGGTAGACCAAAGAGGTCTTGGAGAGAGGTGATCAGGCGGGACATGGCACAGCTGGagctaaccgaggacatgacccttgataggagagTGTGGAGGTTTAGAATCAagatagaaggttagtaggtaatCGAGCGTTTCCCTGTGTCTTCCTTAGTTCAATAGTATTAGTGTTAGTTGGTATCCCTTTTATTCTTAGTTTGCTATTACTACATATTTTGCACTGCTGTTACTTGCCTTGTACTGTTATTACTGACTATTAGTGCTTTTTTCAAACTCTCTTTTGCTTTCTTGGATTTTGTTTTCTAAATACCTTGTATTGATATTACTTGCTATAGGTGCTTCTTCCATCCtttctttagccgagggtcttatcggaaacagtctctctgccctTCCTGGTAGGGGTAAGCCCTTCctggtaggggtaaggctgcgtgcATCCTACCCTCCCCacaccccacttgtgggattacactgggttgttgttgctattgttgttgttgcaaaaTTTCTACTAATATTTGTCGGGTGTATTTCGCAGTGAACCTGGAGTAAAACTACAGCAGCGAAACTAGAGTGGGACTTTGTTACAAGCAAAAGGGTGAAGGAAGTCATAAATTAAAAGTTGGATGAAAGAACAAGGATATTCTGATGATCTGACCAACATGTAATGAGAGTATCTAGCGCAAGAAGCATGGTAGTGACctatgttgcgcggactctccaaaatgatgccgcacccgtgtcggatcctccaaaaatacattatttttggaggatccgacacacaCCCGACAacattttcggagagtccgagcaacataggtagTGACATCACGACAAATGTGATCTTTTCTTAAGATATGCAACTGTGCGCTTGTCCCAAGGGGGAACTTGCTGATCACTTGTTTTAAAGTCTTTATTCTGAACTTTAAAAAATATGTATCTTTTTACCTAAAGTAGATTTGTGTGGCTTTAATAACAGGAACTTTCAAAGCAATTGTAAACTTTCCCAATTTTCAGGTCCTTACAACATTTCCAAAATTATACAAACTGAGATAAAATTATATGAGCAATTCTGATCATTCTTTTCACCTTTTCACTCTTTTTCCTGGGAGCAGGGGAGGGGGACGGACAGTGCATATAGGAGAAACAAATAGGCTCTACCATTTACGATGGCAACCAAGATTTAAGAAAAAGGAGAGAAATTTTTTTAAGCTGATTTTATAGCTAACTGAGCAGTAATTTAAGGCAATTCTCAGAGTTTCCATCACATAATGGTCCAGTCAAGAAAGAAGCTCTCCGTTTGATGAACAGAATACTTCCATTTATATGAGATAAGTAAAGAAGTGAAATCTGGGAGAAATTATTGAGTTTATTCCACCGCATATAACTTGCACCATATGAAACATAATGGCAGAAAAGACAAATCATTAATAAGTCAGATATACGTTTGAACTAACCTTCTTGGCTTGTTGCATTGTATCTGGTGGAGGTACGGCTAAATAACGTGGCAGATGAGCTTGGAACCAAGGGTGCAAGCGAATCTCAGGAATAGTCATTCGCTTCATTGGGTCAACTATAAGCATCCTTGGAATCAAATCCCTTGCACCAGCTGATAAATGGCTGGGCAGAGTATATATTCCGCCCTAAAGACAAATTGGTATACAGTTAATCAGTTCATACAGAAAAAATTCTTATCGTATAATTCATGTGCCAACCGTTTTCTTACTCGCTAGCACACCCCTACCCAATAGTAGAGCACCGCCATATCAAGGCGGAAGCTGCAGGGTCGAGCCCCGTCAGCCCCGATGGATTCAATAAATATATCAACTCATCTCTGTATTTTTGTGAAAGGGCCAGGGAGAATAATTTCATTCCGATGGAAGATCTTGCTTTTTGCTTTTTCAATCGCATttctaagttttaaaaaaaatgagattGGGTCCCATCGGAGCTAAACAATCTTGTTTTTTAAACATGGAAACGCTTGGAAGGGCAGAACTGGAAAACAATTAAGTCACCAACATAGTTAGATTGATAAATCAGCAACATATCCAAGCTTCATCAACGAAAAGTGGAGCTACACGAGAATATCTGACTTCTCATGTATTTAATATTAAAAGTTAGGATATGGGGCCAAATTTGGTTGTCAATTTAGGCCCACCAAAATAGTAGAATGCCCACATGAAACGGAATTTGCGACAACCAGATCGCAAATATGGAAACACAATAATTCAAGCCAAGGGGCAGCTCAATCAGTATAGGATAAAATCAAATTAAGAATCAACATTAACATGCTGGATTTCAAATATATTGAAATATACCTTTATTTTCTTAAAAAGGTTGGGAATGTTTTCATCGTCAAATGGAAGGGTGCCACAGAGAAGAGCATAAAGAATAACGCCACAGCTCCATACATCTACCTCAGGGCCAGCATATAATTTTCCTGATATAACctacagaaaaataaaaaataaaaatgtaatGACCACAAGAAGCACTTTATTGAAGAAATAATGCTGACAGGTGACAAAATGCAGCATACGCTCTAGGTATTGGGCAGAACCACAATGAAAAAAAATTCAATCAGTAAAGGGCTGAACCACAAAAAGTAAATGCTATTAACTCCTATTAGAAGCTTCAGTACCTCTGGGGCAGCATAATTCGGGCTTCCACAACTTGTCTTCAGAAAATGACCATCACGCATGATATTGCTCAAACCAAAATCTGCTATCTTCACATTCCATTTGGAATCCAGAAGGAGGTTTTCGGGCTTAAGGTCCCTATGA containing:
- the LOC104112959 gene encoding ethylene-responsive transcription factor ERN1-like translates to MVRKRKAEGLAKTHESHDDQGNTAAWNEMVKEADGAATQSGAQRARKRYVGVRQRPSGRWVAEIKDTIQKIRVWLGTFDTAEEAARAYDEAACLLRGANTRTNFWPCSLSNSSSSSTSALPPKITNILLTRLKERNNSLAAAGDDDSSKSCSVPEIGRQQQNQQEKFGENVADFSDSLYTEYLNYPDDHITDNNTIANVTSWGDFIQPVNNFQSSNEEIIEVGDEEEEIGEAINTDVLEDMESIDFNFLDEIGSCYYSPFEIAEELSTETMEHGMVYGEETSAVSEAMRRMNYERKFSASLYAFNGITECLKLKMKSARATQWETSEQLSTLRNAYKKNQEEKEKNEKCNVEEAVPFSLTENAYESELSIWSSIDLPPICFVT
- the LOC104112960 gene encoding SNF1-related protein kinase catalytic subunit alpha KIN10-like, with the translated sequence MDGSTVQSSSSVDSFLRNYKLGKTLGIGSFGKVKIAEHTRTGHKVAVKILNRRKIRNMDMEEKVRREIKILRLFMHPHIIRLYEVIETPSDIYVVMEYVKSGELFDYIVEKGRLQEDEARNFFQQIISGVEYCHRNMVVHRDLKPENLLLDSKWNVKIADFGLSNIMRDGHFLKTSCGSPNYAAPEVISGKLYAGPEVDVWSCGVILYALLCGTLPFDDENIPNLFKKIKGGIYTLPSHLSAGARDLIPRMLIVDPMKRMTIPEIRLHPWFQAHLPRYLAVPPPDTMQQAKKIDEEILQEVVKMGFDRSNLIESLRNRVQNEGTVAYYLLLDNRHRVSTGYLGAEFQESVEYGYNRNNSNEAVTSPVGQRFPGIMDYQQAGARQFPIERKWALGLQSRAHPREIMTEVLKALQELNVCWKKIGQYNMKCRWIPSVPGHHEGMGINSMHGSQFFGDDSTITENDGITKLTNVVKFEVQLYKTREEKYLLDLQRVQGPQFLFLDLCAAFLAQLRVL